TACTCGGCCAAGCTCGAGACCGGCACGATCAACGGGCCGAGCGACATCGAGTATCCGCTGACGATCGAAGGACGCTTGCGCGGGCACTTCACGACCACGCTGGGATCGGGGGGCGCGATGGTGCGCGTGGTGACCGACAACGGGCCGATTCACATCGCGCAGCGGTGAGCGTCGTCATCGCGGCAGCGCTGCTCTCCTCGCTTGCTCTCCCCTTTCCGGCGGCCGCCGCCAGTCTGCCGCCGCGGCTCGCCGGAGCCCTGGAGCTGCACGATCCCCTGGCGCTCGCCGACACCACGCTGCCACGGCTGGCTGCGCTCGATTCGGCGCAGCGCGCGAGCCTCGGACGCGCGCTCGCGGACTGGCCCGTGGATTGGCGTGTCGCGGCCTTCGCGTTCCTGCAGGTCGGCACGCCGTACCAATTGGGACCGCTCGGGGAGGGGCAGCCGCCCGACGCCGACCCGGTGCTCACGTTCGAGACCACCGATTGCGCCGTGCTCAACCTGGTCTCGGCGGCGCTCGCGCACGCGCTCGAGTCCGGCGGAGAGCATCGCGCGATGGCGCGCGCCGGCTACCGCGGCGGACGGATCACCTATGCCGACCGCTTCCACTTCACCACCGACCGCCTCGATGCTTCGCCCTATTACCGCGACATCACGCGCCGGGTCGCGGGCGCCTCCTGCTTGAGCCGGCAGGTCGTCCTCAACCGGCGGGCCGATGGCGGACGCTGGATCGACATCGCCTGGTCGCGGCCGCGAACGGTGCGGTTCGTTCCGCGAGACTCGAGCGCGCGATTCGCGCGCTGGCACGCCGAAGGCCGGCTGCCCGACGCGACGGGTGTGGCGTTCGTGAAGCGCGAAACCCTGGCGGACGGGCTCGACGTGGTCCACGAGTCGCTGCTGTGGAAGGGGCGCACGCTGCTCCACGCCTCGAGCACGACCGGCCGCGTGGTGACGATCCCGTGGGCCGACTACCTGGCCGGGCCGGGCCGGGGTTTCGATGGATTCGTGCTCTTCGAGTACCGCTAGAGCGACCACGCAGGTCTAGCGCAGGGGACCACGCTCCAGCCGGGCCTTCACGCCCGCCGCGGTGAGCTGCTCCATCAGCTTGGCCTTGCCCGGGTAGCCGACGATGACGGTCGGCCGGCTGCTGTCCGCCGAGGCGATCACCAGCGTCGGAAACGCCTCCACCCCATAGCGCTCCTGGAGCATGGCGACGTCCGGCGCATTGCGGCCGGTTTCCCGCTGCGTGTCGACCAGTCGCACCGGCACGAAGAGCGCGTTGATCGTCTCCGCCGATTGCCGGTCGGCGAACACCTCGCGCTGCATCAGGCGACAGGGGCCGCACCATTCGGCCGAGAAGTCGTAGAGCACGGGCAGACCGGTGCTGCGCGATCGGGCCAGGCCACTTTCGGCCGTCTGCCACTGGACGAGCTCGACGGCCTCCACCGGACGCCGGCTCTCCTGGATCCCGGTCACGACGCGAGCGGCCAGCAGCACCAAGGCGGCGAGCAGCAGCCAGCGCGGCAGATGGCGCGTGGCTCCGCGGGCTTCAGCCGGAGGCATAGGACAGCTCCTTCCGGTTCAGGATCAGGATGGCCAGCAGCAGACACAGGGTCAGATTCGAGGCGTACGTGGCGATGGCGAACCACGACGGCGAGCCGGCGACGAGCTGGGCGATCTCGAGCCGCGGCGAGACGAGCGTGCCGATCTCGTGTCCGATCCAGGTGATGACGCTCGACTGACGCAGCTGCCCGATCATGCTCACGACGCCTCCGGAGATGGTGAGGAGCGCGTAGATCGCCAGATCGCCGACGCCGCCGATCAAGCTCGAGAGCAGCGCCATCGTCGCGGCGACGCCGAAGATCTGCAGCTCGCGTCCCAGGGCGAACTGCAGCACCACGTCCGCCGAGGGCGCCGCGCCGCGCGCCGCGGCCAACGCCACGTAGAGCCCGATCTGCAGCAGGCTCGCCAGCGACGCGCCGAGCGAGACCGCGAGCCAGCGGCTCAGCACGTATTCCGAACGCCGCACCGGGCGCGCGAAGATCAGCTGGAGCACGCCGCTCGAGACGTCCTGGCCGATCATGCCGACGGCGAGCACCATCGCAAGCGGGATCGCGTCGCCGAGCTGTGCCAAGCCGAGCCCCCGGATCGCCGAGATCAGGGCCGGCGGCACCAGCACCATGAGGGCGAGGATCACGACGCGGATCGGGCTGGCGAGACGCTGCCGCCAGAATGCGAAGAGCAGGGTGGCGTTCATGGCTTCGCCTGCGTTGCGGGAGATTCGAGGAACAGGCGCTCGAGCC
The Candidatus Eisenbacteria bacterium DNA segment above includes these coding regions:
- a CDS encoding N-acetylmuramoyl-L-alanine amidase-like domain-containing protein, translating into MSVVIAAALLSSLALPFPAAAASLPPRLAGALELHDPLALADTTLPRLAALDSAQRASLGRALADWPVDWRVAAFAFLQVGTPYQLGPLGEGQPPDADPVLTFETTDCAVLNLVSAALAHALESGGEHRAMARAGYRGGRITYADRFHFTTDRLDASPYYRDITRRVAGASCLSRQVVLNRRADGGRWIDIAWSRPRTVRFVPRDSSARFARWHAEGRLPDATGVAFVKRETLADGLDVVHESLLWKGRTLLHASSTTGRVVTIPWADYLAGPGRGFDGFVLFEYR
- a CDS encoding thioredoxin family protein encodes the protein MPPAEARGATRHLPRWLLLAALVLLAARVVTGIQESRRPVEAVELVQWQTAESGLARSRSTGLPVLYDFSAEWCGPCRLMQREVFADRQSAETINALFVPVRLVDTQRETGRNAPDVAMLQERYGVEAFPTLVIASADSSRPTVIVGYPGKAKLMEQLTAAGVKARLERGPLR